In one Vicinamibacteria bacterium genomic region, the following are encoded:
- a CDS encoding type II toxin-antitoxin system VapC family toxin, with amino-acid sequence MRLLLDTHTLIWWLTDDKRLLSPERDSISDGETIAHVSAATLWEISIKRNLGRIDVDEEELSARLEEDAFVELSITWRHGRRAGSLPRHHDDPFDRMLIAQAQEEQLILVSYDGTFRDYDVELMPSSGRDTGF; translated from the coding sequence ATGAGGCTTCTTCTCGATACTCACACGCTGATCTGGTGGCTTACGGACGACAAGCGGTTGTTGTCGCCCGAGCGTGACTCAATCTCCGACGGTGAAACCATCGCGCACGTGAGTGCCGCGACGCTCTGGGAGATTTCCATCAAGAGGAATTTGGGGCGTATCGACGTCGACGAGGAAGAGTTATCGGCGCGCCTCGAGGAAGACGCTTTCGTCGAGCTGTCGATCACGTGGCGCCACGGCCGTCGAGCGGGCTCGCTCCCTCGGCATCACGACGATCCGTTCGACCGAATGCTGATCGCTCAAGCTCAGGAGGAGCAGCTCATCCTCGTGAGTTACGACGGCACCTTCCGTGACTACGACGTGGAGCTCATGCCGAGCTCGGGACGGGACACGGGCTTCTGA
- a CDS encoding type II toxin-antitoxin system Phd/YefM family antitoxin has product MNVHEAKTHLSKLLERVESGEEVVIARNGKAVAKLVPYKAKRRSPGSMKGKIRLQPDFDSPLPDEIASGFRGERS; this is encoded by the coding sequence ATGAACGTACACGAAGCCAAGACCCATTTGTCCAAGCTTCTGGAAAGAGTGGAGTCGGGCGAGGAGGTTGTCATCGCTCGTAATGGAAAGGCGGTGGCGAAGCTCGTGCCGTACAAGGCGAAGCGACGAAGTCCCGGGTCGATGAAGGGCAAGATTCGCCTGCAACCCGACTTCGACTCACCGCTTCCGGACGAGATCGCATCGGGTTTCCGCGGCGAGCGCTCATGA
- a CDS encoding ABC transporter permease — MRRPVSLSIALVALRRNVLRTLLSVLGVVIGVAAVVTMVALGRGARAEVSGEVESAGANLVFVRAGNYTRGGDAVNILSGLGSATTLVEEDARAIARIEGVLHVNAEVDERAPMEAGEGSAFGLVRGVEATAAHIHGWDDIVGAFFVERDVRDARNVVVLGRTVAQRLNRGVGQSMRIRDVAFEIVGVIQSDDVDDSETAFVPYTSLQKLLGIRHLHGVTVYARMAGETTRIAEEIRTLLRARHRLDAGEQTAPQGESAFSLKRSSTLPDDFTVRTEASAALTRGLYTTAAAFVLASMPRLDEVTSEEMAATLQRADRTMTLLLASIATVSLVVGGIGIMNIMLLAVTERTREIGLRVSVGARRRDILYQFLSEAVTLALIGGIVGIVGGFLSARTLTGLLGWPTYVSPEAVALAFGLSFAVGIVFGYYPAERAARLDPIDALRHE; from the coding sequence ATGCGTCGGCCCGTGAGTCTGTCGATCGCGCTCGTCGCCCTGCGGCGCAACGTCCTGAGAACGTTGCTTTCGGTGCTCGGAGTGGTGATCGGAGTCGCCGCGGTCGTCACCATGGTGGCGCTCGGCCGAGGCGCTCGAGCGGAAGTATCGGGAGAAGTCGAGTCGGCGGGCGCAAACCTGGTTTTCGTCAGGGCGGGGAACTACACGCGCGGCGGGGACGCGGTGAACATTCTTTCTGGTCTCGGAAGCGCGACGACGCTCGTCGAAGAGGACGCGCGGGCCATCGCCCGAATCGAAGGCGTTCTTCACGTCAATGCCGAGGTCGACGAGCGGGCGCCCATGGAAGCGGGTGAGGGGAGCGCCTTCGGGCTGGTGCGCGGAGTCGAGGCGACGGCGGCGCACATTCACGGTTGGGATGACATCGTGGGAGCGTTCTTCGTCGAGCGAGATGTGCGCGACGCGCGTAACGTCGTCGTTCTCGGCCGGACCGTGGCGCAACGACTGAACCGAGGCGTCGGTCAAAGCATGAGGATTCGAGATGTCGCTTTCGAGATCGTGGGCGTCATCCAAAGCGACGACGTCGACGATTCCGAGACCGCCTTCGTCCCCTATACCTCGCTCCAGAAGCTTCTCGGCATCCGACATCTCCACGGCGTCACCGTTTATGCTCGGATGGCGGGCGAAACGACTCGCATCGCCGAGGAGATACGCACCTTGCTTCGCGCCCGCCACCGCCTCGATGCGGGCGAACAGACGGCTCCCCAGGGAGAAAGCGCGTTCTCGCTGAAGCGGTCCTCGACGCTGCCCGATGATTTCACGGTGCGAACGGAGGCGTCGGCGGCTCTGACACGAGGGCTGTACACGACGGCGGCGGCTTTCGTTCTCGCGAGCATGCCGCGACTCGATGAGGTGACCTCGGAGGAGATGGCCGCCACCCTTCAACGCGCCGACCGGACGATGACTCTGCTTCTTGCGAGTATCGCCACCGTGTCGCTCGTGGTGGGTGGCATCGGGATCATGAACATCATGCTCCTCGCCGTGACCGAGAGGACGAGAGAGATCGGGCTCCGGGTCTCCGTGGGCGCCCGCCGCCGCGATATCTTGTATCAGTTCCTGAGCGAAGCCGTAACGCTCGCTCTCATCGGGGGCATCGTCGGAATCGTCGGCGGCTTCCTGAGCGCGCGCACCCTGACCGGACTTCTCGGCTGGCCCACCTACGTCTCCCCTGAGGCTGTGGCGCTGGCGTTTGGTCTGTCATTTGCCGTGGGCATCGTCTTCGGTTACTACCCCGCCGAACGAGCTGCCAGACTCGATCCCATTGACGCACTACGCCACGAGTAA